A region from the Bradyrhizobium erythrophlei genome encodes:
- the hspB gene encoding small heat shock protein HspB, with protein sequence MRTTYDFAPLWRSTIGFDRLFDLVDAAQHGGTEDNYPPCNVERLSEDRYQISLAVAGFSPDEIAITAEQSVLTVEGRKAEKHQREFLHQGISLRPFKRQFSLADYVQVKGAAFDNGLLQIELVREIPEAMKPRRISIEGSSASNIRQIDGKAA encoded by the coding sequence ATGAGGACTACCTACGATTTTGCTCCCCTTTGGCGGTCGACCATCGGCTTTGACCGCTTATTCGACCTCGTGGATGCCGCGCAGCACGGCGGCACGGAGGACAATTATCCACCGTGCAACGTCGAACGCCTGAGCGAGGACCGCTACCAGATCTCGCTGGCGGTCGCGGGGTTCTCACCCGACGAGATAGCGATCACCGCAGAACAAAGCGTGCTGACCGTGGAAGGCCGGAAAGCCGAGAAACACCAGCGCGAGTTCCTGCACCAGGGAATCTCGTTGCGGCCCTTCAAGCGGCAGTTCAGCTTGGCGGACTATGTCCAGGTCAAGGGCGCGGCCTTCGACAACGGCCTGCTGCAGATCGAACTGGTCCGCGAGATCCCGGAGGCCATGAAGCCGCGTCGGATTTCGATCGAGGGTTCGTCCGCTTCGAACATCCGGCAGATCGACGGCAAGGCGGCCTGA
- a CDS encoding Hsp20/alpha crystallin family protein: MPWNNRGREVGFQRGTDIHPFFALHREMNRMFDDVFRGFDLAPFGPTRALDGLGWPQIDVDQTDKEVRITAELPGLDEKDVSLEIANGVLSISGEKKTESEDKARRFSERYYGRFERRIPLQDIEEDRASAAFKNGVLTITVPRSPEAKNNVRRIPIDRNG; encoded by the coding sequence ATTCCCTGGAACAACAGAGGCCGCGAGGTCGGTTTCCAGCGTGGTACCGACATCCATCCGTTTTTTGCGTTGCATCGCGAGATGAATCGCATGTTCGACGACGTGTTTCGCGGGTTCGATCTTGCGCCGTTCGGGCCGACCCGCGCCCTGGATGGGCTGGGCTGGCCCCAGATCGACGTCGACCAGACGGACAAGGAGGTGCGCATCACCGCCGAACTGCCCGGTCTCGACGAGAAAGACGTCAGCCTGGAAATCGCAAACGGCGTTCTTTCGATCTCGGGCGAGAAGAAAACGGAATCGGAAGACAAGGCCCGCCGTTTCAGCGAGCGGTACTACGGCCGCTTCGAACGGCGCATCCCGCTGCAGGACATCGAGGAGGACAGAGCCTCAGCCGCGTTCAAGAATGGCGTGCTGACCATTACGGTGCCGCGATCCCCTGAAGCGAAAAACAATGTCCGCCGCATCCCGATCGACCGCAACGGCTGA
- a CDS encoding alpha-amylase family protein, which produces MIDDLWYKNSVFYCLSVGTYMDANGDGIGDFKGLLRRLDYLQGLGITTIWLMPFQPSPGKDDGYDISDYYGVDPRYGTLGDFVEFTHGCRQRGIRVIIDLVVNHTSDAHKWFREARSSKESSYRDWYVWADKKPANAGKGMVFPGVQKSTWTYDKEARGWYFHRFYDFQPDLNTSNPHVQAEILKIMGFWIQAGVSGFRMDAVPFVIATKGPKVRTPVEQYDMLRSLREFLQWRQGNAIILGEANVLPKTDMEYFGKDGDRMHMMFNFHVNQHLFYALASADSRPLAKAMVETKPRPATAQWGHFLRNHDELDLGRLTKDQREVVFGAFGPEKTMQLYERGIRRRLAPMLGGDRRRLELAYSLLYTLPGTSVIRYGDEIGMGDNLDLPERNCARTPMQWSNEPHAGFTESDKPVLPVIDKGPYGYEHVNVAKQRRDPNSLLNWTERMIRMRKEVPEIGWGDFQVIATRDPAALVVRYDWRNNSVLFVHNFDDKPREVSFTVGLAGDEGKLLVNLLSEDHSEANDRGKHTLLLEAYGYRWYRVGGLDYLLKRSDIDTDAAGKASHPA; this is translated from the coding sequence ATGATCGACGACCTCTGGTACAAGAACAGCGTTTTTTATTGTCTCTCCGTCGGCACCTATATGGACGCCAACGGCGACGGCATCGGCGATTTCAAGGGTCTGTTACGCCGGCTGGATTATTTGCAAGGTTTGGGGATCACCACGATCTGGCTGATGCCGTTTCAGCCGTCGCCCGGCAAGGATGACGGCTACGATATATCGGACTATTACGGTGTCGATCCGCGCTACGGCACGCTCGGCGACTTTGTCGAGTTCACCCATGGCTGCCGGCAACGCGGCATCCGCGTCATTATCGATCTCGTCGTCAATCACACCTCCGACGCGCACAAGTGGTTTCGCGAGGCACGAAGCTCGAAGGAGTCGTCCTATCGCGACTGGTATGTTTGGGCCGACAAGAAGCCTGCCAATGCCGGCAAGGGCATGGTGTTTCCCGGCGTACAGAAATCCACCTGGACATACGATAAGGAAGCCCGGGGCTGGTATTTTCATCGCTTCTATGACTTCCAGCCTGACCTCAACACGTCGAACCCCCATGTGCAGGCCGAGATCCTCAAGATCATGGGTTTTTGGATTCAGGCCGGTGTGTCCGGTTTCCGCATGGACGCCGTCCCGTTCGTGATCGCCACCAAGGGACCGAAGGTCCGGACCCCGGTCGAGCAATACGACATGCTGCGATCGCTCCGGGAATTTCTGCAATGGCGGCAAGGCAACGCCATCATTCTCGGCGAAGCCAATGTGCTGCCCAAGACCGACATGGAATATTTCGGCAAGGACGGCGACCGCATGCACATGATGTTCAATTTTCATGTCAACCAGCATCTGTTTTACGCGCTGGCCTCCGCCGATTCCCGCCCGTTGGCCAAGGCGATGGTAGAGACAAAACCGCGCCCGGCCACCGCGCAATGGGGCCATTTCCTGCGCAACCACGACGAACTCGATCTCGGCCGTCTGACCAAAGACCAGCGCGAAGTGGTGTTCGGGGCTTTTGGCCCCGAGAAAACCATGCAGCTCTACGAGCGCGGCATCCGGCGCCGGCTCGCGCCGATGCTGGGCGGCGACCGGCGCCGCCTCGAGCTTGCCTACAGCCTGCTGTACACGCTGCCGGGAACGTCCGTCATTCGATACGGCGACGAAATCGGGATGGGCGACAATCTCGATCTGCCCGAGCGCAACTGCGCGCGGACGCCGATGCAATGGTCGAACGAACCGCATGCTGGATTCACGGAAAGTGACAAACCTGTTTTGCCGGTGATCGACAAAGGGCCTTACGGATACGAGCACGTCAACGTCGCCAAGCAGCGCCGCGATCCGAACTCGCTGTTGAACTGGACCGAACGCATGATCCGGATGCGCAAGGAAGTTCCGGAAATCGGCTGGGGCGATTTCCAGGTGATCGCGACCCGCGACCCGGCCGCTTTGGTCGTTCGCTACGACTGGCGCAACAATTCGGTATTGTTCGTGCATAATTTCGATGACAAGCCGCGCGAGGTCTCTTTTACGGTCGGCCTGGCCGGGGATGAGGGAAAACTTCTGGTCAATTTGCTGAGCGAGGATCACAGCGAGGCCAACGATCGCGGCAAGCATACGCTCCTTCTCGAAGCCTATGGATATCGCTGGTATCGGGTGGGAGGCCTCGACTATTTGCTCAAACGCAGCGATATCGATACCGACGCCGCCGGCAAGGCCAGTCACCCGGCGTGA
- a CDS encoding PAS domain S-box protein: MTSFADQMGFATPLPVLLDEHVLDLPDQLLDLLPVGVYVCDQDGLIVRYNRAAAELWGRSPEIGDPTVRFCGSYRLYGVKGPLIPHAKCPMAEVLATGQGLRDQEIIIERPGGTRIVALVSIEAIKDRFGCVAGAVNVFRAKPEQPAGRPYLNGRGRDSDAILQSLPVAVYTTDAAGRITFYNEAAAQLWGVRPELGKSEFCGSWKMYWPDGMPLPHHECPMALALKEKRPVRGMEAIAERPDGTRVPFIPYPSPLFDASGALIGAVNTLVDITDRHEAEQRLRESEARYRGIAAIVESSEDAVVTKDLNGIITTWNHGAARLFGYTAEEVIGKPITILIPAERHDEEPSILARIRCGERIDHYETVRQRKDGSTVDISLTVSPVRNPEGKIIGASKIARDITERRRSEEQQRLLLRELDHRVKNLFALASGVVAISARSAATPDELASAVRDRLGALARAHALTLPVTSEGGKRIEQSTTLHALIRTILSPYEGQTDIERARVAITGPDMRLAGGLVTTFALLLHEFATNAAKYGALSTSAGHIEIACSEPDGQFALTWRERGGPPIDSPTGSEGFGTMLARATVRDQLRGEISREWEPEGLTIRLSFPRNRITP; the protein is encoded by the coding sequence ATGACAAGCTTTGCCGATCAAATGGGGTTCGCTACTCCGTTGCCGGTCTTGCTTGACGAGCATGTACTGGACCTTCCCGATCAGCTGCTGGATTTGCTGCCAGTCGGCGTCTATGTCTGCGATCAGGATGGCCTTATCGTCCGCTACAACCGCGCCGCCGCGGAGCTATGGGGTCGTTCGCCGGAGATCGGCGATCCCACGGTTCGTTTCTGCGGTTCCTATCGCCTCTACGGCGTGAAGGGCCCCTTGATCCCTCATGCGAAATGCCCAATGGCTGAAGTGCTCGCGACCGGGCAGGGGTTGCGCGATCAGGAAATCATTATCGAGCGGCCCGGCGGAACGCGCATTGTGGCGCTTGTAAGCATCGAAGCGATCAAGGACCGCTTCGGCTGCGTCGCCGGAGCCGTAAATGTCTTCCGCGCGAAACCCGAGCAACCTGCCGGCCGGCCATATCTGAACGGACGCGGGCGAGACTCCGATGCGATCCTTCAGTCATTGCCCGTGGCGGTCTATACGACAGATGCCGCAGGACGGATCACCTTCTACAACGAGGCCGCGGCGCAGCTTTGGGGGGTTCGTCCGGAACTCGGCAAAAGCGAGTTCTGCGGTTCATGGAAAATGTATTGGCCCGACGGCATGCCGTTGCCGCACCACGAGTGCCCGATGGCGTTGGCGCTGAAGGAAAAGCGTCCCGTCAGAGGCATGGAGGCGATCGCCGAGCGACCCGATGGCACGCGCGTACCGTTCATTCCCTATCCGTCGCCGCTTTTCGACGCCTCCGGTGCCTTGATCGGCGCGGTGAACACGCTTGTGGATATCACCGACCGCCACGAGGCCGAACAGCGGTTGCGCGAAAGCGAGGCCCGCTATCGAGGCATCGCCGCGATCGTCGAGTCCTCCGAGGATGCCGTCGTGACAAAGGACCTCAACGGCATCATAACGACCTGGAATCACGGCGCGGCGCGGCTGTTCGGCTATACGGCGGAAGAAGTGATCGGCAAGCCAATCACAATCCTCATTCCAGCCGAACGGCACGACGAGGAGCCCAGCATCCTGGCCCGCATTCGCTGCGGCGAGCGCATCGACCATTATGAAACCGTTCGGCAACGCAAGGACGGCAGCACCGTCGATATTTCGCTGACGGTGTCGCCGGTCAGAAATCCGGAAGGCAAGATCATCGGCGCGTCGAAAATCGCCCGTGACATCACCGAGCGCCGGCGATCTGAGGAGCAGCAGCGCCTGCTGCTGCGCGAGTTGGACCACCGCGTCAAGAATCTGTTTGCGCTGGCCAGTGGCGTCGTGGCCATCAGTGCACGCTCGGCGGCTACGCCGGACGAACTCGCGTCGGCGGTGCGGGACCGATTGGGGGCGCTGGCGCGCGCGCATGCGCTGACACTGCCAGTGACCTCCGAGGGTGGCAAGCGCATCGAACAGTCGACGACACTGCACGCCTTGATCCGGACGATCCTCTCGCCCTACGAAGGGCAAACCGACATCGAACGGGCCCGGGTCGCGATCACTGGACCGGATATGCGACTTGCGGGCGGCCTTGTGACGACGTTCGCGCTGCTTCTGCATGAATTCGCGACCAACGCCGCCAAGTACGGCGCTCTCTCTACTTCCGCGGGCCACATTGAGATCGCCTGTTCCGAGCCCGACGGCCAGTTCGCCTTGACATGGCGCGAACGCGGCGGACCGCCGATCGACAGCCCTACCGGTAGCGAGGGATTTGGCACGATGCTCGCCCGCGCGACCGTGAGGGATCAATTGCGCGGCGAGATTTCACGCGAGTGGGAGCCGGAAGGCCTTACGATCCGACTCTCTTTCCCCAGAAATCGAATCACCCCATAG
- a CDS encoding phosphatase PAP2 family protein, giving the protein MALITVRPTRLDKDIARGIARHADVPIERTAEVLTWGADEHLLIAAATISWLLTRRSEQPLRRLSTHLLLCSLSSAVLPHILKAVIDQERPDRRTVRGHWRGVPFSGKSEDAFPSGHALHVGALASAATLLPSKIRNLVWAAGALLVGTRVVLLAHWFTDVLAGLGLGVIVERLLRRMTKPMPIHGGPGRADKG; this is encoded by the coding sequence ATGGCTCTCATTACTGTCCGGCCTACACGACTCGACAAAGACATCGCTCGTGGTATCGCGCGACACGCCGACGTTCCCATCGAGCGAACCGCCGAGGTTTTGACATGGGGCGCAGACGAACACCTGCTCATCGCAGCCGCGACCATCAGCTGGCTGCTCACCCGCCGGTCGGAACAGCCACTACGCCGGCTGAGCACGCACTTGCTGCTATGTTCGCTGTCGTCCGCAGTCCTGCCGCATATACTCAAAGCCGTCATCGATCAGGAGCGACCTGACCGCCGCACTGTCCGGGGACACTGGCGCGGCGTCCCGTTTTCCGGAAAATCGGAGGACGCGTTTCCGTCCGGTCATGCCCTGCACGTCGGCGCTCTGGCGTCCGCGGCGACGCTATTGCCTTCGAAAATCCGAAATTTGGTTTGGGCAGCTGGCGCGTTGCTTGTCGGCACACGCGTCGTCCTGCTGGCCCATTGGTTCACCGATGTGCTGGCGGGCCTTGGTCTCGGCGTCATCGTGGAACGTCTCTTGCGGCGGATGACGAAGCCCATGCCTATCCATGGTGGGCCGGGGCGCGCTGATAAGGGCTGA
- a CDS encoding tautomerase family protein, which yields MPTYVCYLPRDRFSPDQKRQIVDAITFRHSEATGAPSYFVQVVIEEVQADRYLGGEKTSDHIWVRGDIRTGRTEEQRTGLMTKMMKDISLITSVRQESIWIYLCNLDPTDMIEYGHVLPAPGQEKAWFESLPGSLRTYLAKLGTTKANFEL from the coding sequence ATGCCAACCTACGTGTGTTACCTGCCAAGAGACCGGTTCAGCCCAGATCAAAAACGTCAGATTGTGGACGCGATCACCTTTCGCCATAGCGAGGCGACCGGCGCCCCTTCGTATTTCGTGCAAGTGGTAATCGAGGAGGTCCAAGCGGATCGCTATTTGGGCGGCGAAAAGACGTCTGATCACATCTGGGTCCGCGGTGACATACGTACCGGTCGCACCGAGGAACAGCGGACTGGCTTGATGACGAAGATGATGAAAGACATCAGCCTCATCACGAGCGTTAGGCAAGAAAGCATCTGGATCTATCTTTGCAACCTGGACCCCACAGATATGATCGAATACGGACACGTTTTGCCCGCGCCAGGGCAGGAGAAGGCCTGGTTTGAAAGTCTTCCCGGGTCCCTCAGGACCTACCTGGCGAAGCTGGGAACAACAAAGGCAAACTTTGAGCTTTAA
- a CDS encoding inorganic diphosphatase translates to MPNLTKLPTWADKTHINAVVETPRGSHCKLEFDPKHRAFTLAKPLLAGLTYPYDWGFVPSTQAEDGDPLDILVIHDAGTYPGLILRCKPIGVLEVVQTTKRRKERNDRIFAVPDRSPFEGDLQDVRHLPARAVEELEKFFEATDALEDKKLEFLGWRGPAHAIKTIKRLSR, encoded by the coding sequence ATGCCGAATCTCACAAAGCTTCCAACCTGGGCCGACAAGACGCATATCAACGCGGTGGTAGAGACTCCTCGCGGAAGTCATTGCAAACTGGAATTTGACCCGAAGCATCGCGCATTCACTCTCGCAAAGCCGTTATTGGCCGGACTGACATATCCCTATGATTGGGGATTCGTCCCATCGACCCAGGCTGAAGACGGCGATCCTCTCGACATTCTTGTGATCCACGATGCCGGGACCTATCCCGGCTTAATTCTCCGCTGCAAGCCGATCGGGGTGCTCGAAGTTGTTCAGACCACCAAGCGTAGGAAAGAAAGGAACGACCGAATTTTCGCGGTGCCGGACCGTTCACCTTTTGAGGGCGATCTGCAGGACGTGCGGCATCTTCCAGCACGGGCGGTTGAGGAGCTGGAGAAATTTTTCGAAGCCACAGATGCGCTCGAAGACAAGAAGCTTGAATTTCTGGGATGGCGCGGCCCGGCCCACGCAATCAAGACGATCAAGCGGCTATCCCGGTAA
- a CDS encoding DUF3147 family protein, which produces MVVRVKWSAFKQGRWYEYVLRFVLGGLATTLAGAVANIFGPEAGGLFLAFPAIFCASATLIEKHERERKQELGLSGYRRGTDAAALDAAGAGLGSIGLAAFGLGVWLLAPTLAFGSLALGAVGWLLASVLLWRLRREARIVK; this is translated from the coding sequence ATGGTTGTTCGCGTAAAATGGTCGGCATTCAAGCAAGGCCGCTGGTACGAATACGTCTTGCGCTTTGTGCTTGGTGGACTGGCAACAACTCTAGCCGGAGCCGTGGCCAACATTTTCGGCCCGGAAGCAGGAGGTCTGTTTCTCGCCTTCCCTGCAATCTTTTGTGCGAGCGCGACGCTCATTGAAAAACACGAGCGCGAACGCAAGCAAGAACTCGGGCTTTCCGGATACCGCAGAGGAACCGATGCCGCGGCTCTTGATGCCGCCGGAGCCGGATTGGGAAGCATTGGTCTCGCGGCATTTGGCTTGGGCGTATGGCTGCTCGCGCCGACTTTGGCTTTCGGGTCACTGGCGCTGGGCGCGGTGGGCTGGCTTCTTGCCTCAGTGTTGTTATGGCGCCTGCGGCGAGAGGCGCGCATCGTCAAATAA
- a CDS encoding DUF3147 family protein → MMEYLFRFLAGGIVVSAFAVLGDVLRPKSFAGLFGAAPSVALATLSLALWKEGGDYVSIEGRSMVLGALALATHSFVVCQLLMRARWSALAATTTAILPWLAIALGSKQLFLG, encoded by the coding sequence TTGATGGAATACCTCTTTCGTTTTCTGGCCGGTGGCATCGTCGTGTCCGCGTTTGCTGTGCTGGGCGATGTCCTGCGTCCGAAAAGCTTCGCCGGCTTATTCGGTGCAGCACCTTCCGTGGCTCTCGCCACGCTTAGTTTGGCGCTCTGGAAAGAAGGCGGCGACTACGTGTCGATCGAGGGACGGTCCATGGTCCTCGGCGCACTGGCGCTCGCCACTCATAGTTTCGTGGTCTGCCAGCTTCTGATGCGTGCGCGATGGTCCGCGCTGGCTGCGACGACAACTGCTATCCTGCCATGGCTCGCTATCGCTCTCGGATCCAAACAGCTTTTTCTGGGCTGA
- the ltrA gene encoding group II intron reverse transcriptase/maturase: protein MSQKSDQGPGAQTVGAVKPQGPRLRVEASPAGSGNERLGSSDLMEQACERQNLRAALKRVRQNAGSPGIDGMTVEELPDHLRGHWPRLREELLAGRYQPQPVRRVTIPKPGGGERELGIPTVLDRLIQQALLQVLQPLFDPTFSDASYGFRPGRSAHDAVRRAQAYVQEGRSFVVDIDLEKFFDRVNHDILMGRLAERIADRRVLRLIRRYLNAGVLANGVVIEREEGTPQGVLLDEVDKELERRGHAFVRYADDLNVYVRTQRSGERVMASLRKLFGKLKLRVNETKSKVTRATASKFLGFSFWIATGRTIRRRVAPQAIRRMKERVRELTRRSAGRSLAQMCKPLGTYLSGWKAYFRLADTPRAFADIDGWVRHRLRAVQLKHWKRGEVIYRELLARGMPPEAARRVAANSRRWWHNSAMAPNMALPNDLFKRLGVPKLAS, encoded by the coding sequence ATGTCACAGAAGTCGGACCAAGGTCCGGGCGCACAAACGGTCGGCGCGGTGAAGCCGCAAGGGCCGCGCTTGCGTGTGGAAGCGTCCCCGGCTGGCAGCGGCAACGAGCGCCTGGGAAGCAGCGACCTGATGGAGCAGGCGTGCGAACGCCAGAACCTTCGGGCCGCATTGAAGCGCGTTCGACAGAACGCGGGAAGTCCCGGCATCGACGGAATGACGGTCGAGGAGTTGCCCGATCACCTGCGCGGGCACTGGCCGCGTCTGCGCGAGGAATTGCTCGCCGGACGCTACCAGCCGCAGCCGGTGAGAAGGGTGACGATCCCAAAGCCCGGCGGGGGCGAGCGCGAGCTTGGCATCCCGACGGTGCTTGACCGCCTTATCCAGCAGGCCCTGCTGCAGGTCCTGCAACCGCTGTTCGACCCAACCTTCTCGGATGCGAGCTACGGCTTCCGGCCCGGACGGAGTGCGCACGACGCGGTTCGTCGCGCGCAAGCCTATGTGCAGGAAGGCCGCAGCTTTGTGGTGGACATCGACCTGGAGAAGTTCTTCGACCGGGTCAACCACGACATCCTGATGGGAAGGCTGGCCGAGCGGATCGCGGACCGTCGTGTGCTGCGGCTGATCCGCCGCTACCTCAATGCGGGCGTGCTCGCCAATGGGGTGGTGATCGAGCGGGAGGAGGGAACGCCGCAAGGCGTGCTGTTGGACGAAGTCGACAAGGAGCTGGAGCGACGGGGACATGCCTTCGTCCGCTACGCCGACGATCTGAACGTCTACGTTCGGACGCAGCGCTCGGGCGAACGGGTCATGGCCTCGCTGCGAAAGTTGTTCGGGAAGCTGAAGCTCCGTGTCAACGAGACCAAGAGCAAGGTGACGCGCGCCACGGCATCAAAGTTCCTCGGCTTCTCGTTCTGGATAGCCACGGGACGGACGATCCGGCGGCGCGTGGCGCCACAGGCCATCAGACGCATGAAAGAGCGCGTGCGCGAACTCACCCGGCGCAGTGCCGGACGGAGCCTCGCGCAGATGTGCAAACCTCTTGGAACGTATCTATCGGGCTGGAAAGCTTACTTCCGGCTCGCGGACACGCCACGAGCGTTCGCCGACATCGATGGTTGGGTCCGCCACCGCCTTCGGGCGGTGCAGCTCAAGCACTGGAAACGAGGCGAGGTCATTTACCGCGAGCTGCTCGCCCGCGGGATGCCTCCCGAAGCAGCCAGACGGGTTGCCGCCAACAGCCGACGCTGGTGGCACAACTCGGCGATGGCGCCCAACATGGCGCTGCCGAACGATCTCTTCAAACGGCTGGGAGTCCCTAAACTTGCCAGTTGA